One Setaria italica strain Yugu1 chromosome II, Setaria_italica_v2.0, whole genome shotgun sequence DNA segment encodes these proteins:
- the LOC101786402 gene encoding CMP-sialic acid transporter 2 isoform X2: MEYRRAKDQESDDISQKDVESLDLRSLSNTAVTSSLSATGGPKGKNTWKLKSIVTLALTLLTSSQAILIVWSKRAGKYEYSVTTANFSVEFLKCLLSLVALYRTWNSQGVTEDNRLTTSFDEVSVYPIPAILYMVKNLLQYYIFAYVDAPAYQILKNLNIISTGVLYRIILKKKLSEIQWAAFILLCAGCTTAQLNPSSDHVLQTPIQGWMMAIVMSLLSGFAGVYTESIIKKRPSRNINVQNFWLYIFGMVFNLVAICVQDFGAVINKGFFHGYSFITVSMILNHALSGIAVSMVMKYADNIVKVYSTSVAMLLTAIVSVFLFSFHLSLAFFLGSTVVSVSVYLHSVGKPQQQK; this comes from the exons ATGGAGTACAGGAGAGCCAAGGACCAG GAGAGTGATGACATATCTCAGAAGGATGTAGAAAGCCTTGATCTGAGGTCTCTGTCTAATA CTGCAGTAACTTCAAGTCTTAGCGCTACAGGAGGACCAAAGGGCAAGAATACTTGGAAGCTCAA GTCTATTGTTACGCTTGCACTGACATTACTAACAAGTTCCCAGGCAATATTGATTGTATGGTCCAAAAGAGCTGGAAAGTATGAATATAGTGTGACAACAGCAAATTTTTCA GTGGAATTTTTAAAATGTCTATTATCATTGGTAGCCTTGTACAGGACATGGAACAGTCAAGGCGTTACCGAAGATAATAG GTTAACTACATCATTTGATGAAGTTAGTGTTTACCCCATTCCTGCTATACTTTACATGGTGAAGAACTTATTGCAG TATTATATCTTTGCATATGTGGATGCACCAGCTTACCAGATCCTGAAAAACCTGAATATTATTAGCACCGGTGTCTTGTACCGTATCATTCTTAAGAAAAA GTTGAGTGAAATTCAGTGGGCTGCATTTATTCTTTTATGTGCTGGTTGCACTACTGCTCAGCTTAATCCCTC CTCAGATCATGTTCTTCAGACCCCTATCCAAGGTTGGATGATGGCAATT GTGATGTCTCTTTTAAGTGGTTTTGCTGGTGTATATACAGAA TCTATCATTAAGAAACGTCCTTCAAGAAATATCAATGTGCAGAATTTTTGGCTATACATTTTTGGGATGGTCTTCAACTTAGTTGCAATTTGTGTTCAGGACTTTGGTGCTGTCATAAATAA AGGCTTTTTTCATGGCTATTCATTTATTACAGTTTCGATGATTCTTAACCATGCACTAAG TGGGATTGCTGTATCAATGGTGATGAAGTATGCTGACAATATTGTCAAG GTGTATTCTACTTCAGTTGCAATGCTTCTTACAGCAATCGTATCCGTCTTCTTATTCAGCTTCCATCTATCCCTTGCGTTCTTCCTCGGATCGAC GGTGGTTTCTGTCTCTGTGTATCTGCACTCCGTCGGGAAACCTCAGCAGCAGAAATAG
- the LOC101786402 gene encoding CMP-sialic acid transporter 2 isoform X1 has product MPRFFSCSRHRRTHRGQRRRRGEEPEVAARGGEMEYRRAKDQESDDISQKDVESLDLRSLSNTAVTSSLSATGGPKGKNTWKLKSIVTLALTLLTSSQAILIVWSKRAGKYEYSVTTANFSVEFLKCLLSLVALYRTWNSQGVTEDNRLTTSFDEVSVYPIPAILYMVKNLLQYYIFAYVDAPAYQILKNLNIISTGVLYRIILKKKLSEIQWAAFILLCAGCTTAQLNPSSDHVLQTPIQGWMMAIVMSLLSGFAGVYTESIIKKRPSRNINVQNFWLYIFGMVFNLVAICVQDFGAVINKGFFHGYSFITVSMILNHALSGIAVSMVMKYADNIVKVYSTSVAMLLTAIVSVFLFSFHLSLAFFLGSTVVSVSVYLHSVGKPQQQK; this is encoded by the exons ATGCCGCGTTTCTTCTCGTGTTCTCGTCACAGGAGGACCCACCG cggccagcggcggcggcgaggcgaggagCCGGAGGTCGCTGCTCGTGGGGGAGAGATGGAGTACAGGAGAGCCAAGGACCAG GAGAGTGATGACATATCTCAGAAGGATGTAGAAAGCCTTGATCTGAGGTCTCTGTCTAATA CTGCAGTAACTTCAAGTCTTAGCGCTACAGGAGGACCAAAGGGCAAGAATACTTGGAAGCTCAA GTCTATTGTTACGCTTGCACTGACATTACTAACAAGTTCCCAGGCAATATTGATTGTATGGTCCAAAAGAGCTGGAAAGTATGAATATAGTGTGACAACAGCAAATTTTTCA GTGGAATTTTTAAAATGTCTATTATCATTGGTAGCCTTGTACAGGACATGGAACAGTCAAGGCGTTACCGAAGATAATAG GTTAACTACATCATTTGATGAAGTTAGTGTTTACCCCATTCCTGCTATACTTTACATGGTGAAGAACTTATTGCAG TATTATATCTTTGCATATGTGGATGCACCAGCTTACCAGATCCTGAAAAACCTGAATATTATTAGCACCGGTGTCTTGTACCGTATCATTCTTAAGAAAAA GTTGAGTGAAATTCAGTGGGCTGCATTTATTCTTTTATGTGCTGGTTGCACTACTGCTCAGCTTAATCCCTC CTCAGATCATGTTCTTCAGACCCCTATCCAAGGTTGGATGATGGCAATT GTGATGTCTCTTTTAAGTGGTTTTGCTGGTGTATATACAGAA TCTATCATTAAGAAACGTCCTTCAAGAAATATCAATGTGCAGAATTTTTGGCTATACATTTTTGGGATGGTCTTCAACTTAGTTGCAATTTGTGTTCAGGACTTTGGTGCTGTCATAAATAA AGGCTTTTTTCATGGCTATTCATTTATTACAGTTTCGATGATTCTTAACCATGCACTAAG TGGGATTGCTGTATCAATGGTGATGAAGTATGCTGACAATATTGTCAAG GTGTATTCTACTTCAGTTGCAATGCTTCTTACAGCAATCGTATCCGTCTTCTTATTCAGCTTCCATCTATCCCTTGCGTTCTTCCTCGGATCGAC GGTGGTTTCTGTCTCTGTGTATCTGCACTCCGTCGGGAAACCTCAGCAGCAGAAATAG
- the LOC101752647 gene encoding probable leucine-rich repeat receptor-like protein kinase At1g68400: protein MAPLFTSTLLPTTSASTPTHDVGAGTQLSSLDPSARRRSTPLCSCAIQNFLLPRAELLPARAIKRVDRFLGQTQKKILTATKMPRFHHSTFLLLAVLVYHLSVPSVHGEVGNGGHQDLPALLSFKSYNPNATALATWHGPNPCSSTWFGIRCSRGRVVGVFLDGASLAGEVAPLLRLSHIRALAVRNNSLSGALPPLDDATASPWLRHLLVARNRLTGSLNISLGALLTLRAEHNGFRGGLEALRAPSLRSLNVSGNKLAGEISGDLSRFPRSAFGGNLALCGTPLPRCVRAYNALGSDSSSNATTSIAAQSPGAAVNVSGSVPSSSSNGGFSKLSLTALMATGIGNAVLITVSLAISVAMFVYMRRKLRSAKDASDAALCFEEQEKRANGDDKCQKSGGLVCFEGGEELRLESLLKASAEVLGKGVSGSTYKAVLDDGIVVAVKRLSALQFPASRSKAFDRHMRLVGRLRHRHVVSLRGYCNSNGERLLVYDFLPNGSLQSLLQASGGGARSLDWAGRKSILFGAAQGLNYIHTFPARPALVHANVKPSNILLDERGGACVSECGLMRYATNIQQSVVPQAARCPPDLFLGRAATATSSAAPPAASVGWHGYAAPELASGAGARATQESDVYSFGMVLLEVVTDHKAADGEEGGEGEETMGMVKIGVLCTAEAPEERPTMAQVLAMMSEFM from the exons ATGGCGCCGCTTTTCACCTCCACCCTCCTCCCCACGACCTCAGCATCGACACCCACCCACGACGTCGGCGCAGGTACCCAGCTTTCCTCTTTGGACCCCTCTGCTCGTCGTCGTTCCACGCCTTTGTGCTCGTGCGCCATTCAAAATTTTCTACTTCCCCGCGCTGAATTGTTACCGGCCCGTGCTATAAAACGAGTGGATAGATTTCTCGGTCAAACACAGAAGAAAATTCTTACAGCTACCAAAATGCCTCGTTTCCACCATTCCACCTTCctgctcctcgccgtcctcgtctACCACCTATCGGTACCTTCTGTGCACGGAGAGGTCGGCAATGGCGGCCACCAGGACCTGCCCGCGCTGCTCTCCTTCAAGTCCTACAACCCGAACGCCACGGCCCTGGCGACCTGGCACGGCCCCAACCCGTGCTCCAGCACGTGGTTCGGGATCAGGTGCTCCAGGGGCAGGGTGGTGGGGGTCTTCCTCGACGGCGCCTCGCTGGCCGGCGAGGTGGCGCCGCTCCTGCGGCTCAGCCATATCAGGGCGCTCGCCGTCAGGAACAACTCCCTGTCCGGCGCCCTCCCCCCGCTGGACGACGCCACGGCGAGCCCGTGGCTGCGGCACCTGCTCGTCGCCCGCAACCGGCTCACCGGGAGCCTGAACATCTCGCTGGGTGCTCTGCTCACGCTTAGAGCGGAGCACAATGGCTTCCGTGGAGGCCTGGAGGCGCTGCGCGCCCCGTCGCTCAGGAGCTTGAACGTGTCCGGGAACAAGCTCGCTGGGGAGATCTCCGGCGATCTGTCCAGGTTCCCGAGGTCGGCTTTCGGCGGCAATCTCGCTCTCTGTGGCACGCCTCTGCCAAGATGTGTTCGTGCTTATAATGCGTTAGGATCGGATAGTTCTTCCAATGCTACCACCAGTATCGCTGCTCAATCTCCTGGTGCTGCAGTGAACGTTAGTGGTAGTGTGCCTTCCAGTTCCAGCAATGGAGGTTTCAGTAAGCTTAGCTTGACTGCACTCATGGCCACCGGCATTGGCAACGCAGTGCTCATCACGGTCTCGCTAGCCATCTCCGTGGCCATGTTCGTCTACATGAGGAGGAAGCTCCGGTCGGCGAAGGACGCCTCCGACGCGGCACTCTGCTTCGAGGAGCAAGAGAAGAGGGCGAACGGGGACGACAAGTGCCAGAAGAGCGGCGGGTTGGTCTGCTTcgagggcggcgaggagctgCGGCTGGAGAGCCTCCTCAAGGCGTCCGCCGAGGTGCTCGGCAAGGGCGTGTCCGGGAGCACCTACAAGGCGGTGCTCGACGACGGCATCGTGGTGGCCGTCAAGCGCCTGAGCGCGCTGCAGTTCCCCGCCAGCCGGAGCAAGGCGTTCGACCGCCACATGCGGCTCGTCGGCCGGCTCCGCCACCGGCACGTCGTCAGCCTCAGGGGGTACTGCAACTCCAACGGCGAGCGCCTCCTCGTCTACGACTTCCTCCCCAACGGGAGCCTCCAGTCCCTTCTGCAAGCCAGTG gtGGTGGCGCGAGGAGCCTGGACTGGGCGGGGAGGAAGAGCATACTGTTCGGCGCGGCGCAGGGCCTGAACTACATCCACACGTtcccggcgcggccggcgcttGTGCACGCGAACGTGAAGCCGTCCAACATCCTCCTggacgagcgcggcggcgcgtgcgTGTCCGAGTGCGGGCTCATGCGCTACGCCACAAACATCCAGCAGTCCGTCGTCCCGCAGGCCGCTCGGTGCCCGCCGGACCTGTTCCTGGGCCGGGCGGCGACCGCGACGTCGTCGGCGGCCCCGCCAGCGGCGAGCGTCGGGTGGCACGGGTacgcggcgccggagctggcgTCGGGCGCGGGCGCGAGGGCGACGCAGGAGtccgacgtgtacagcttcgggaTGGTGCTCCTGGAGGTGGTGACGGACCACaaggccgccgacggcgaggaaggcggcgaAGGGGAGGAGACGATGGGGATGGTGAAGATCGGCGTGCTGTGCACCGCCGAGGCGCCGGAGGAGAGGCCCACGATGGCGCAGGTGCTCGCCATGATGAGCGAGTTCATGTGA
- the LOC101786792 gene encoding glutamyl-tRNA reductase-binding protein, chloroplastic, protein MMPFLLTPGAARIASAPCPSPSTLSRLLLPLHLQINGRHNHHHRHHVHASSTPSPLVYPRLRNRRGRFFASSQMAAPADAPGGSADAFEVIRAHQAKAARLPPVEEIRTILDQSVRGVLATHSQEHDGYPSGSMVDFACDQDGSPILAVSSLAVHSKNLSGNPKCSLLVAKDPEDRTDTVITVYGDAVPVSDEQKDSVRSAYLRRHPNAFWVDFGDFSFLRIKPKAVRYVSGVATALLGSGEFSAAEYREAKVDPISQFSTPITSHMNKDHADDTKLIVQHSTNVKVDFAFMLDVDSLGFNVKAGYDGSVLKLRIPFPRQAQDRKDVKTLIVEMLQAAKAASSHAD, encoded by the exons ATGATGCCCTTCCTGCTCACGCCGGGCGCCGCCCGCATCGCCTCGGCGCCCTGCCCCTCGCCGTCAACGCTCTCGCGCCtactcctcccgctccacctaCAAATTAATGGCCGgcacaaccaccaccaccgtcaCCACGTCCacgcctcctccaccccctcGCCTCTCGTCTACCCTCGCCTCCGCAACCGCCGCGGCCGATTCTTCGCGTCCTCCCAG ATGGCGGCGCCAGCCGATGCCCCCGGCGGATCGGCTGATGCGTTTGAGGTGATCCGCGCTCACCAG GCAAAAGCTGCTCGGCTTCCTCCAGTTGAGGAAATACGGACAATTCTCGATCAAAGTGTCAGAGGCGTTCTTGCCACCCATTCTCAG GAGCATGATGGTTATCCTTCTGGTTCAATGGTTGATTTTGCATGTGatcaggatggttcccccatATTAGCAGTGAGTAGTTTAGCAGTTCATTCAAAG AATCTCTCCGGAAATCCTAAATGCTCACTTCTTGTTGCCAAAGACCCTGAGGACAGAACAGATACTGTAATCACTGTATATGGTGATGCTGTCCCT GTTTCTGATGAACAAAAAGATTCAGTGAGAAGTGCTTACCTACGAAGACATCCTAATGCCTTTTGG GTTGATTTTGGTGACTTCAGTTTCCTGCGCATTAAACCGAAAGCTGTGCGCTATGTATCTGGTGTTGCAACTGCTCTCCTTGGCTCTGGAG AATTCAGTGCTGCTGAGTACAGGGAAGCAAAAGTTGACCCAATATCTCAATTCTCGACTCCTATTACA AGCCACATGAATAAGGATCATGCTGATGATACAAAGCTCATTGTGCAACACTCAACCAATGTTAAG GTGGATTTTGCTTTTATGCTGGATGTGGATAGCCTTGGGTTCAATGTGAAG GCCGGTTATGATGGAAGTGTTCTGAAGTTGCGTATTCCCTTCCCTAGGCAGGCGCAAGACAGGAA GGATGTCAAGACACTAATTGTGGAAATGCTCCAAGCTGCAAAAGCCGCATCCTCACATGCCGATTGA
- the LOC101755909 gene encoding cytochrome P450 89A2 yields the protein METSWLVLAGALLLSFLALRRHARNRRLPPGPPAVPLFGNLLWLRNSTSDVEPLLLELFKRYGPVVTLRMGSRLAIFVSDRRLAHAALVGAGAVTIANRPKAATSTLLGVSDNIITSADYGPVWRLLRRNLVAETLHPSRVRLFAPARAWVRGVLLDKLRQGGADGGAPGDVMEAFRYTMFCLLVLMCFGERLDEAAVRAIEESERAWLLHIARQMNVFFFFPSITKHVFHGRLQTARALRRRQMELFVPLINARREYKRQLKEGQAPTSETTFRHSYVDTLLDITLPEEGHRPLTDDEIVTLCSEFLTAGTDTTSTGLQWIMAELVKNPAVQESLHAEIMGACGDGAAEEVSEEAVQHMPYLKAVILEGLRKHPPGHFVLPHKAAEDMDVGGYLIPKGATVNFMVAEMGRDGSEWERPMEFAPERFMEGGDGAGVDMTGTKGIRMMPFGVGRRICAGLSIAMLHLEYFVANMVREFEWKEAPGHEVEFEEKREFTTVMKKPLRPLLVPRRNSIVSSLAPVLIRGEIKETLKGTKQNVELMVSCALEVDAASACCPNGKLKLTLEKPSTLCRV from the exons ATGGAGACCAGCTGGCtcgtcctcgccggcgccctcctgCTCTCTTTCCTCGCCCTGCGCCGCCACGCCAGgaaccgccgcctcccgccgggcCCGCCCGCCGTGCCGCTGTTCGGCAACCTGCTGTGGCTGCGGAACTCCACCTCCGACGTGGAGCCCCTCCTGCTCGAGCTCTTCAAGCGGTACGGCCCCGTGGTGACGCTCCGGATGGGCTCCCGCCTCGCCATCTTCGTGTCCGACCGCCGCCTCGCGCACGCCgcgctcgtcggcgccggcgccgtcacgATCGCCAACCGACCCAAGGCCGCCACCAGCACGCTCCTGGGCGTCAGCGACAACATCATCACCAGTGCCGACTACGGGCCCGTctggcgcctcctccgccgcaacCTCGTCGCCGAGACGCTGCACCCGTCGCGCGTCAGGCTGttcgcgcccgcgcgcgcctggGTGCGCGGCGTGCTCCTGGACAAGCTTCGACAGGGGggtgccgacggcggcgcgcccggcgACGTCATGGAGGCGTTCCGGTACACCATGTTCTGCCTCCTCGTGCTCATGTGCTTCGGCGAGCGGCTGGACGAGGCCGCCGTGCGCGCCATCGAGGAATCCGAGCGCGCGTGGCTGCTCCACATCGCCCGGCAGATGaacgtcttcttcttcttcccgtcCATCACCAAGCACGTGTTCCACGGGCGCCTCCAGACCGCCCGCGCCCTGCGCCGGCGCCAGATGGAGCTCTTCGTGCCGCTGATCAACGCGAGGCGGGAGTACAAGCGGCAGCTCAAGGAAGGTCAGGCGCCGACGAGCGAGACCACGTTCCGGCACTCGTACGTGGACACCCTGCTGGACATCACGCTCCCCGAGGAGGGCCACCGTCCGCTCACCGACGACGAGATCGTCACGCTCTGCTCCGAGTTCCTCACCGCCGGCACCGACACCACCTCCACCGGGCTGCAGTGGATCATGGCCGAGCTGGTCAAGAACCCGGCCGTCCAGGAGAGCCTCCACGCCGAGATCATGGGCGcctgcggcgacggcgccgccgaggaggtcTCTGAGGAGGCCGTCCAGCACATGCCGTACCTCAAGGCTGTGATCCTCGAGGGCCTGCGCAAGCACCCGCCGGGCCACTTCGTGCTGCCGCACAAAGCCGCGGAGGACATGGACGTCGGCGGGTATCTGATCCCCAAGGGCGCGACGGTGAACTTCATGGTGGCGGAGATGGGCCGGGACGGGAGTGAGTGGGAGAGGCCGATGGAGTTCGCGCCGGAGCGGTTcatggagggcggcgacggcgcgggagtGGACATGACGGGGACCAAGGGGATCCGCATGATGCCTTTCGGCGTGGGGAGGAGGATCTGCGCCGGGCTGTCCATCGCCATGCTGCACCTCGAGTACTTCGTCGCCAACATGGTGAGGGAGTTCGAGTGGAAGGAGGCGCCCGGCCACGAGGTGGAGTTCGAGGAGAAGCGCGAGTTCACCACCGTCATGAAGAAGCCGCTACGCCCGCTCCTTGTGCCCAGGAGGA ATagtatagt GTCTTCGCTGGCACCCGTGCTCATCAGGGGCGAGATCAAGGAGACGCTCAAAGGGACCAAGCAGAAC